The following are from one region of the Macaca thibetana thibetana isolate TM-01 chromosome 2, ASM2454274v1, whole genome shotgun sequence genome:
- the EPHB3 gene encoding ephrin type-B receptor 3 has translation MDTKWVTSELAWTSHPESGWEEVSGYDEAMNPIRTYQVCNVHESSQNNWLRTGFIWRRDVQRVYVELKFTVRDCNSIPNIPGSCKETFNLFYYEADSDVASASSPFWMENPYVKVDTIAPDESFSRLDAGRVNTKVRSFGPLSKAGFYLAFQDQGACMSLISVRAFYKKCASTTAGFALFPETLTGAEPTSLVIAPGTCIPNAVEVSVPLKLYCNGDGEWMVPVGACTCATGHEPAAKESQCRPCPPGSYKAKQGEGPCLPCPPNSRTTSPAASICTCHNNFYRADSDSADSACTTVPSPPRGVISNVNETSLILEWSEPRDLGGRDDLLYNVICKKCHGAGGASVCSRCDDNVEFVPRQLGLTERRVHISHLLAHTRYTFEVQAVNGVSGKSPLPPRYAAVNITTNQAAPSEVPTLRLHSSSGSSLTLSWAPPERPNGVILDYEMKYFEKSEGIASTVTSQMNSVQLDGLRPDARYVVQVRARTVAGYGQYSRPAEFETTSERGSGAQQLQEQLPLIVGSATAGLVFVVAVVVIAIVCLRKQRHGSDSEYTEKLQQYIAPGMKVYIDPFTYEDPNEAVREFAKEIDVSCVKIEEVIGAGEFGEVCRGRLKQPGRREVFVAIKTLKVGYTERQRRDFLSEASIMGQFDHPNIIRLEGVVTKSRPVMILTEFMENCALDSFLRLNDGQFTVIQLVGMLRGIAAGMKYLSEMNYVHRDLAARNILVNSNLVCKVSDFGLSRFLEDDPSDPTYTSSLGGKIPIRWTAPEAIAYRKFTSASDVWSYGIVMWEVMSYGERPYWDMSNQDVINAVEQDYRLPPPMDCPTALHQLMLDCWVRDRNLRPKFSQIVNTLDKLIRNAASLKVIASAQSGMSQPLLDRTVPDYTTFTTVGDWLDAIKMGRYKESFVSAGFASFDLVAQMTAEDLLRIGVTLAGHQKKILSSIQDMRLQMNQTLPVQV, from the exons TGGGAAGAGGTGAGTGGCTACGATGAGGCCATGAATCCCATCCGCACATACCAGGTGTGTAATGTACACGAGTCAAGCCAGAACAACTGGCTTCGCACAGGGTTCATCTGGCGGCGGGACGTGCAGCGGGTCTACGTGGAGCTCAAGTTCACTGTGCGTGACTGCAACAGCATCCCCAACATCCCTGGCTCCTGCAAGGAGACCTTCAACCTCTTCTACTACGAGGCTGACAGCGatgtggcctcagcctcctccccctTCTGGATGGAGAACCCCTACGTGAAAGTGGACACCATCGCACCAGATGAGAGCTTCTCACGGCTGGACGCCGGCCGCGTCAACACCAAGGTGCGCAGCTTTGGGCCACTTTCCAAGGCTGGCTTCTACCTGGCCTTCCAGGACCAGGGCGCCTGCATGTCGCTCATCTCCGTGCGTGCCTTCTACAAGAAGTGTGCATCCACCACCGCAGGCTTCGCACTCTTCCCCGAGACCCTCACTGGGGCGGAGCCCACCTCGCTGGTCATTGCTCCTGGCACCTGCATCCCCAACGCCGTGGAGGTGTCGGTGCCACTCAAGCTCTACTGCAACGGCGATGGGGAGTGGATGGTGCCTGTGGGTGCCTGCACCTGTGCCACCGGCCATGAGCCAGCTGCCAAGGAGTCCCAGTGCCGCC CCTGTCCCCCTGGGAGCTACAAGGCGAAGCAGGGAGAGGGGCCCTGCCTCCCCTGTCCCCCCAACAGCCGTACCACCTCCCCAGCTGCCAGCATCTGCACCTGCCACAATAACTTCTACCGCGCAGACTCGGACTCTGCGGACAGTGCCTGCACCA CTGTGCCATCTCCACCGCGAGGTGTGATCTCCAACGTGAATGAAACCTCACTGATCCTCGAGTGGAGTGAGCCCCGGGACCTCGGTGGCCGGGATGACCTCCTGTACAATGTCATCTGCAAGAAGTGCCATGGGGCTGGAGGGGCCTCAGTCTGCTCACGCTGTGACGACAACGTGGAGTTTGTGCCTCGGCAGCTGGGCCTGACGGAGCGCCGGGTCCACATCAGCCATCTGCTGGCCCACACGCGCTACACGTTTGAGGTGCAGGCGGTCAACGGTGTCTCGGGCAAGAGCCCTCTGCCGCCCCGCTATGCAGCTGTGAATATCACCACAAACCAGGCTG CCCCGTCTGAAGTGCCTACACTACGCCTGCACAGCAGCTCAGGCAGCAGCCTGACCCTATCCTGGGCACCCCCAGAACGGCCCAACGGAGTTATCCTGGACTACGAGATGAAGTACTTTGAGAAG AGTGAGGGCATCGCCTCCACAGTGACCAGCCAGATGAACTCTGTGCAGCTGGATGGGCTTCGGCCTGACGCCCGCTATGTGGTCCAGGTCCGTGCCCGCACAGTAGCTGGCTATGGGCAGTACAGCCGCCCCGCCGAGTTTGAAACCACAAGTGAGAGAG GCTCCGGGGCCCAGCAGCTCCAGGAGCAGCTTCCCCTCATCGTGGGCTCCGCTACAGCTGGGCTTGTCTTCGTGGTGGCTGTCGTGGTCATCGCTATCGTCTGCCTCAG GAAGCAGCGACACGGCTCTGATTCGGAGTACACGGAGAAGCTGCAGCAGTACA TTGCTCCTGGAATGAAGGTTTATATTGACCCTTTTACCTACGAGGACCCTAATGAGGCTGTTCGAGAGTTTGCCAAGGAGATCGACGTGTCCTGCGTCAAGATAGAGGAGGTGATCGGAGCTG GGGAGTTTGGGGAAGTGTGCCGTGGTCGACTGAAACAGCCTGGCCGCCGGGAGGTGTTTGTGGCCATCAAGACACTGAAGGTGGGCTACACCGAGAGGCAGCGGCGGGACTTCCTAAGCGAGGCCTCCATCATGGGTCAGTTTGATCATCCCAATATAATCCGGCTCGAGGGCGTGGTCACCAAAAGTCGGCCGGTTATGATCCTCACTGAGTTCATGGAAAACTGCGCCCTGGACTCCTTCCTCCGG CTCAACGATGGGCAGTTCACGGTCATCCAGCTGGTGGGCATGTTGCGGGGCATTGCTGCTGGCATGAAGTACCTGTCCGAGATGAACTATGTGCACCGCGACCTGGCTGCTCGCAACATCCTTGTCAACAGCAACCTGGTCTGCAAAGTCTCAGACTTTGGCCTCTCCCGCTTCCTGGAGGATGACCCCTCCGATCCTACCTACACCAGTTCCCTG GGCGGGAAGATCCCCATCCGCTGGACAGCCCCAGAGGCCATAGCCTATCGGAAGTTCACTTCTGCTAGTGATGTCTGGAGCTACGGAATTGTCATGTGGGAGGTCATGAGCTATGGAGAGCGACCCTACTGGGACATGAGCAACCAGGAT GTCATCAATGCTGTGGAGCAGGATTACCGGCTGCCACCACCCATGGACTGCCCCACAGCTCTGCACCAGCTCATGCTGGACTGCTGGGTGCGGGACCGGAACCTCAGGCCCAAATTCTCCCAGATTGTCAATACCCTGGACAAGCTCATCCGCAATGCTGCCAGCCTCAAGGTCATCGCCAGCGCTCAGTCTGG CATGTCACAGCCTCTCCTGGACCGCACAGTCCCAGATTATACAACCTTCACGACAGTTGGTGATTGGCTGGATGCCATCAAGATGGGGAGGTACAAGGAGAGCTTCGTCAGTGCGGGGTTTGCATCCTTTGACCTGGTGGCCCAGATGACTGCAGA AGACCTGCTCCGTATCGGGGTCACCCTGGCCGGCCACCAGAAGAAGATCCTGAGCAGTATCCAAGACATGCGGCTGCAGATGAACCAGACACTGCCTGTGCAGGTCTGA